A single candidate division KSB1 bacterium DNA region contains:
- a CDS encoding M14 family zinc carboxypeptidase has protein sequence MNRNTQPSHRRLVDLTSSFLQTGSLLSWLCLTFACSWLLLRFFGKPAAALHDGYASAIDPNPPILWPWLKWLDVTPTHVPDRNFVGASLLGLRPIRPENRANALSAYPPLNTLERRFVDLVLAHPHLARLEKIGESTGWRLPIWGIRLSDHPERDEDEPAVLFTGVHHAREPLGALICAAILDELLANYGKSERHTRLVDSLEIWLVPLVNPDGYEYIIRNQLQFPWWRKNLRDNNGDGVFDPLVDGVDLNRNYDFNWEEGGDGNPASWFYRGSSPFSEKEIQALRDLAWRENFLVGVSYHSYGESVLYPWGNYHRPPDQELIFDIAQRCAEKIGRLSGSGGYNVLPLNGRVGQSSIWMYGELGAMDYIIETGETYFAAPEDIPRIARENVEGALFLLERALGSGVSGHVRDRLTGKPIAAEIHVNGCEASYVKCRRSDAVHGRFDRLLFPGNYTMEIRAPGYKTEVLAAVPVRQNAMTPLEITLMRQPSSLLPSAH, from the coding sequence GCAGACTGGGAGTTTGTTGAGTTGGCTCTGTTTGACGTTCGCGTGCAGTTGGCTTCTCTTGCGCTTTTTTGGCAAGCCTGCCGCCGCGTTGCACGATGGTTACGCCTCCGCCATCGATCCGAACCCGCCTATTCTCTGGCCGTGGTTGAAATGGCTCGACGTCACGCCAACGCATGTTCCCGACAGGAATTTTGTGGGTGCCTCCTTGCTGGGCTTGCGCCCGATTCGACCTGAAAACCGCGCCAATGCCCTAAGCGCTTACCCGCCTCTCAACACCCTTGAACGCCGCTTTGTCGATCTGGTGCTGGCGCATCCGCATCTCGCTCGCCTGGAAAAAATCGGCGAATCCACCGGCTGGCGGCTGCCGATTTGGGGCATCCGGCTTTCAGATCATCCCGAACGTGATGAAGATGAACCGGCGGTTTTGTTTACCGGCGTGCATCATGCGCGCGAGCCGCTCGGCGCTTTGATTTGCGCGGCGATTTTGGATGAGCTTCTCGCCAATTACGGCAAAAGCGAACGCCATACCCGTCTCGTCGATAGCTTGGAAATTTGGCTGGTGCCGCTTGTGAATCCCGACGGCTACGAATACATCATTCGCAATCAGCTTCAATTTCCCTGGTGGCGGAAGAATCTGCGTGACAACAATGGCGACGGCGTTTTTGATCCGCTGGTCGACGGCGTTGATTTGAACCGCAATTATGATTTTAATTGGGAGGAGGGCGGCGACGGCAACCCGGCGAGCTGGTTCTATCGCGGCAGCAGCCCGTTCTCGGAAAAAGAAATTCAGGCGCTGCGCGATTTGGCCTGGCGCGAAAATTTTCTCGTCGGCGTTTCTTATCACAGCTACGGCGAGTCCGTGCTTTACCCGTGGGGCAATTATCACCGGCCGCCGGATCAGGAATTGATTTTTGACATCGCCCAGCGCTGCGCCGAGAAAATCGGCCGGCTTTCCGGCAGCGGCGGGTACAATGTTTTGCCGCTGAACGGCCGCGTCGGCCAAAGCTCGATCTGGATGTACGGCGAGCTGGGCGCGATGGATTATATCATCGAAACCGGCGAGACTTATTTTGCCGCGCCGGAGGATATTCCGCGCATAGCCCGTGAGAATGTGGAGGGCGCGCTGTTTCTGCTGGAGCGCGCGCTCGGCAGCGGCGTGAGCGGCCACGTTCGCGACCGCTTGACCGGAAAACCCATTGCCGCGGAGATTCATGTGAATGGCTGCGAGGCCTCTTATGTCAAATGCCGGCGCTCGGATGCCGTTCATGGCCGCTTTGATCGCCTGCTGTTTCCGGGAAATTACACCATGGAAATTCGTGCGCCCGGCTATAAAACCGAAGTCCTGGCCGCTGTGCCGGTTCGGCAAAATGCCATGACGCCGCTGGAGATTACGCTGATGCGGCAACCATCATCGCTGCTGCCCAGCGCGCATTGA
- a CDS encoding peptidylprolyl isomerase: MKFWQGFVAGVLATIVIMVRLQPVSVSPVHGWQEAFYQGKMVFVKTAEENLRATPAPTGEKIGVLSKGAGMVVLEEQDKWLFVNLRGFILKESVTGERGVLRGQAYRAAMILVKTEAEAQELLKQLQAGGDFAKLAAQKSIAPNRDRGGDLGDAYPGDFSKEFETVILALKVGEISGVIKTDNGFQIFKRLK; encoded by the coding sequence ATGAAGTTTTGGCAAGGCTTTGTGGCAGGAGTTTTGGCGACGATTGTGATCATGGTTCGCTTGCAGCCCGTGTCGGTTTCACCAGTTCATGGATGGCAGGAAGCGTTTTATCAAGGCAAAATGGTTTTTGTAAAAACAGCAGAAGAAAATTTGCGCGCCACTCCGGCCCCCACCGGCGAGAAAATCGGCGTGCTTTCCAAAGGCGCCGGCATGGTGGTTTTAGAGGAGCAGGACAAGTGGCTGTTTGTCAATCTGCGCGGATTTATTTTGAAGGAATCGGTCACCGGCGAGCGCGGCGTATTGCGTGGCCAAGCCTACCGCGCCGCCATGATTTTGGTTAAAACCGAAGCGGAGGCGCAGGAGCTTCTCAAGCAATTACAAGCCGGCGGCGATTTTGCCAAGCTTGCCGCACAAAAGTCGATTGCGCCCAACCGGGATCGCGGCGGCGATTTGGGCGATGCCTACCCCGGCGATTTCTCCAAAGAATTCGAAACCGTCATTCTCGCCTTGAAAGTCGGGGAGATCAGCGGGGTGATTAAAACCGACAACGGCTTTCAAATTTTTAAGCGGCTGAAATGA
- a CDS encoding nucleotidyltransferase has protein sequence MPKRLKTPLRKAIKVLEDHGHRYAIIGGIALSQWGVVRVTQDVDIKVLVSNLDYAGVRALLTRVFSKPARQHAPQNPFIIAVEIDEVIVDFLLTAPGYEEQIISRAVRRKLNGFPVWVCSAEDLIIQKVIAGRGKDWPDVEALLIEQRGKLDESYITYWLSQFAEALEKPEMLADYQRLVEKIKALK, from the coding sequence GTGCCCAAAAGACTCAAAACGCCACTGCGTAAAGCCATCAAAGTTTTAGAAGACCACGGCCATCGCTATGCAATTATTGGCGGGATTGCGCTCTCGCAATGGGGCGTGGTGAGAGTGACGCAGGATGTTGATATCAAAGTGCTGGTGTCAAATCTTGATTATGCCGGTGTTCGCGCGCTGTTGACGCGCGTCTTTTCCAAACCCGCACGGCAACATGCTCCTCAAAATCCTTTTATCATTGCTGTCGAAATCGATGAAGTGATCGTTGATTTTCTGCTGACCGCGCCGGGCTATGAAGAACAGATCATCTCTCGCGCTGTCCGCCGGAAGCTCAATGGATTCCCCGTTTGGGTTTGTTCCGCCGAAGATTTGATCATCCAAAAGGTGATTGCGGGTCGTGGCAAAGATTGGCCTGATGTTGAAGCTTTGCTGATTGAGCAGCGCGGCAAACTCGACGAGAGCTATATCACCTACTGGCTCTCGCAATTCGCCGAAGCGTTGGAGAAGCCGGAGATGTTGGCAGACTATCAGCGCCTGGTCGAGAAGATCAAAGCGCTCAAGTAA